The proteins below are encoded in one region of Pongo pygmaeus isolate AG05252 chromosome 20, NHGRI_mPonPyg2-v2.0_pri, whole genome shotgun sequence:
- the GPR108 gene encoding protein GPR108 isoform X3, producing the protein MAVSERRGLGRGSPAEWGQRLLLLLLLGGCSGRIHRLALTGEKRADIQLNSFGFYTNGSLEVELSLLRLGLREAEEKSLLVGFSLSRVRSGRVRTYSTRDFQDCPLQKNSSSFLVLFLINTKDLQVQVRKYGEQKTLFIFPGLLPEAPSKPGLPKPQATVPRKVDGGGTSAASKPKSTPAVIQGPSGKDKDLVLGLSHLNNSYNFSFHVVIGSQAEEGQYSLNFHNCNNSVPGKEHPFDITVMIREKNPDGFLSAAEMPLFKLYMVMSACFLAAGIFWVSILCRNTYSVFKIHWLMAGLAFTKSISLLFHSINYYFINSQGHPIEGLAIMYYIAHLLKGALLFITIALIGSGWAFIKYVLSDKEKKVFGIVIPMQVLANVAYIVIESREEGASDYVLWKEILFLVDLICCGAILFPVVCGGEPGQAEAVPALLCHGHLLHLLHPHHRHPAAGGCALSVAVAVPALGGGLHPSLLRAHGLQVPAHREQPVPAAAPGGRGGCSDGASNDGLWVPGRPLQSQQNSQRAGTVMITSTSQTKGSSSPSISHSCPSSTAYVGRWRGSMWTRRPAPRDPGSRTSPFRRRVPSSPQILGSSVLTRGPPLPPSYVYNNDQTVWLRRCLAFLGVGVYTEVVFTM; encoded by the exons atggcagtgagcgAGAGGAGGGGGCTCGGTCGCGGGAGCCCCGCGGAGTGGGGGCAGCGGCtacttctgctgctgctgttgggTGGCTGCTCCGGGCGCATCCACCGGCTGGCGCTGACG GGGGAGAAGCGAGCGGACATCCAGCTGAACAGCTTCGGTTTCTACACCAATGGCTCCCTGGAGGTGGAGTTGAGCCTCCTGCGGCTGGGCCTCCGGGAGGCAGAAGAGAAGTCCCTGCTG GTGGGGTTCAGTCTCAGCCGGGTTCGATCTGGCAGAGTTCGCACCTATTCA ACCCGGGATTTCCAGGACTGCCCTCTCCAGAAAAACAGTAGCAGTTTCCTGGTCCTGTTCCTCATCAACACCAAGGATCTGCA ggTCCAGGTGCGGAAGTATGGAGAGCAGAAGACGTTGTTTATCTTTCCCGGGCTCCTCCCGGAAGCACCCTCCAAACCAGGGCTCCCGAAGCCACAGGCCACAGTCCCCCGCAAGGTGGATGGCG GAGGGACCTCTGCAGCCAGCAAGCCCAAGTCAACACCCGCAGTGATTCAG GGTCCTAGCGGGAAGGACAAGGACCTGGTGTTGGGCCTGAGCCACCTCAACAACTCCTACAACTTCAGT TTCCATGTGGTGATCGGCTCTCAGGCAGAAGAAGGCCAGTACAGCCTGAACTTCCACAACTGCAACAATTCAGTGCCGGGAAAGGAGCATCCATTCGACATCACA GTGATGATCCGGGAGAAGAACCCCGATGGCTTCCTGTCGGCGGCGGAGATGCCCCTTTTCAAGCTCTACATGGTCATGTCCGCCTGCTTCCTGGCCGCCGGCATCTTCTGGGTGTCCATCCTCTGCAGGAACAC GTACAGCGTGTTCAAGATCCACTGGCTCATGGCGGGCTTGGCCTTCACCAAGAGCATCTCTCTCCTCTTCCACAGC ATCAACTACTACTTCATCAACAGCCAGGGCCACCCCATCGAAGGCCTTGCCATCATGTACTACATCGCACACCT GCTGAAGGGCGCCCTCCTCTTCATCACCATCGCCCTGATCGGCTCAGGCTGGGCCTTCATCAAGTACGTCCTGTCGGATAAGGAGAAGAAGGTCTTTGGGATCGTGATCCCCATGCAG GTCCTGGCCAACGTGGCCTACATCGTCATCGAGTCCCGCGAGGAGGGCGCCAGCGACTACGTGCTGTGGAAGGAGATTTTGTTCCTGGTGGACCTCATCTGCTGCGGCGCCATCCTGTTCCCTGTAGTCTG TGGCGGTGAACCTGGCCAAGCTGAAGCTGTTCCGGCATTACTATGTCATG GTCATCTGCTACATCTACTTCACCCGCATCATCGCCATCCTGCTGCAGGTGGCTGTGCCCTTTCAGTGGCAGTGGCTGTACCAG CTCTTGGTGGAGGGCTCCACCCTAGCCTTCTTCGTGCTCACGGGCTACAAGTTCCAGCCCACAGGGAACAACCCGTACCTGCAGCTGCCCCAGGAGGACGAGGAGGATGTTCAGATGGAGCAAGT AATGACGGACTCTGGGTTCCGGGAAGGCCTCTCCAAAGTCAACAAAACAGCCAGCGGGCGGGAACTGTTATGATCACCTCCACATCTCAGACCAAAGGGTCCTCCTCCCCCAGCATTTCTCACTCCTGCCCTTCTTCCACAGCGTAtgtggggaggtggagggggtCCATGTGGACCAGGCGCCCAGCTCCCCGGGACCCCGGTTCCCGGACAAGTCCATTTAGAAGAAGAGTCCCTTCCTCCCCCCAAATATTGGGCAGCTCTGTCCTTACCCGGGGACCACCCCTCCCTCCCAGCTATGTGTACAATAATGACCAAACTGTTTGGCTACGCCGGTGTCTTGCCTTTTTGGGGGTTGGGGTCTACACGGAGGTTGTGTTTACAATGTAG
- the GPR108 gene encoding protein GPR108 isoform X2, which yields MIREKNPDGFLSAAEMPLFKLYMVMSACFLAAGIFWVSILCRNTYSVFKIHWLMAGLAFTKSISLLFHSINYYFINSQGHPIEGLAIMYYIAHLLKGALLFITIALIGSGWAFIKYVLSDKEKKVFGIVIPMQVLANVAYIVIESREEGASDYVLWKEILFLVDLICCGAILFPVVWSIRHLQDASGTDGKVAVNLAKLKLFRHYYVMVICYIYFTRIIAILLQVAVPFQWQWLYQLLVEGSTLAFFVLTGYKFQPTGNNPYLQLPQEDEEDVQMEQVMTDSGFREGLSKVNKTASGRELL from the exons ATGATCCGGGAGAAGAACCCCGATGGCTTCCTGTCGGCGGCGGAGATGCCCCTTTTCAAGCTCTACATGGTCATGTCCGCCTGCTTCCTGGCCGCCGGCATCTTCTGGGTGTCCATCCTCTGCAGGAACAC GTACAGCGTGTTCAAGATCCACTGGCTCATGGCGGGCTTGGCCTTCACCAAGAGCATCTCTCTCCTCTTCCACAGC ATCAACTACTACTTCATCAACAGCCAGGGCCACCCCATCGAAGGCCTTGCCATCATGTACTACATCGCACACCT GCTGAAGGGCGCCCTCCTCTTCATCACCATCGCCCTGATCGGCTCAGGCTGGGCCTTCATCAAGTACGTCCTGTCGGATAAGGAGAAGAAGGTCTTTGGGATCGTGATCCCCATGCAG GTCCTGGCCAACGTGGCCTACATCGTCATCGAGTCCCGCGAGGAGGGCGCCAGCGACTACGTGCTGTGGAAGGAGATTTTGTTCCTGGTGGACCTCATCTGCTGCGGCGCCATCCTGTTCCCTGTAGTCTG GTCCATCCGGCATCTCCAGGACGCGTCTGGCACAGATGGGAAGG TGGCGGTGAACCTGGCCAAGCTGAAGCTGTTCCGGCATTACTATGTCATG GTCATCTGCTACATCTACTTCACCCGCATCATCGCCATCCTGCTGCAGGTGGCTGTGCCCTTTCAGTGGCAGTGGCTGTACCAG CTCTTGGTGGAGGGCTCCACCCTAGCCTTCTTCGTGCTCACGGGCTACAAGTTCCAGCCCACAGGGAACAACCCGTACCTGCAGCTGCCCCAGGAGGACGAGGAGGATGTTCAGATGGAGCAAGT AATGACGGACTCTGGGTTCCGGGAAGGCCTCTCCAAAGTCAACAAAACAGCCAGCGGGCGGGAACTGTTATGA
- the GPR108 gene encoding protein GPR108 isoform X1, with translation MAVSERRGLGRGSPAEWGQRLLLLLLLGGCSGRIHRLALTGEKRADIQLNSFGFYTNGSLEVELSLLRLGLREAEEKSLLVGFSLSRVRSGRVRTYSTRDFQDCPLQKNSSSFLVLFLINTKDLQVQVRKYGEQKTLFIFPGLLPEAPSKPGLPKPQATVPRKVDGGGTSAASKPKSTPAVIQGPSGKDKDLVLGLSHLNNSYNFSFHVVIGSQAEEGQYSLNFHNCNNSVPGKEHPFDITVMIREKNPDGFLSAAEMPLFKLYMVMSACFLAAGIFWVSILCRNTYSVFKIHWLMAGLAFTKSISLLFHSINYYFINSQGHPIEGLAIMYYIAHLLKGALLFITIALIGSGWAFIKYVLSDKEKKVFGIVIPMQVLANVAYIVIESREEGASDYVLWKEILFLVDLICCGAILFPVVWSIRHLQDASGTDGKVAVNLAKLKLFRHYYVMVICYIYFTRIIAILLQVAVPFQWQWLYQLLVEGSTLAFFVLTGYKFQPTGNNPYLQLPQEDEEDVQMEQVMTDSGFREGLSKVNKTASGRELL, from the exons atggcagtgagcgAGAGGAGGGGGCTCGGTCGCGGGAGCCCCGCGGAGTGGGGGCAGCGGCtacttctgctgctgctgttgggTGGCTGCTCCGGGCGCATCCACCGGCTGGCGCTGACG GGGGAGAAGCGAGCGGACATCCAGCTGAACAGCTTCGGTTTCTACACCAATGGCTCCCTGGAGGTGGAGTTGAGCCTCCTGCGGCTGGGCCTCCGGGAGGCAGAAGAGAAGTCCCTGCTG GTGGGGTTCAGTCTCAGCCGGGTTCGATCTGGCAGAGTTCGCACCTATTCA ACCCGGGATTTCCAGGACTGCCCTCTCCAGAAAAACAGTAGCAGTTTCCTGGTCCTGTTCCTCATCAACACCAAGGATCTGCA ggTCCAGGTGCGGAAGTATGGAGAGCAGAAGACGTTGTTTATCTTTCCCGGGCTCCTCCCGGAAGCACCCTCCAAACCAGGGCTCCCGAAGCCACAGGCCACAGTCCCCCGCAAGGTGGATGGCG GAGGGACCTCTGCAGCCAGCAAGCCCAAGTCAACACCCGCAGTGATTCAG GGTCCTAGCGGGAAGGACAAGGACCTGGTGTTGGGCCTGAGCCACCTCAACAACTCCTACAACTTCAGT TTCCATGTGGTGATCGGCTCTCAGGCAGAAGAAGGCCAGTACAGCCTGAACTTCCACAACTGCAACAATTCAGTGCCGGGAAAGGAGCATCCATTCGACATCACA GTGATGATCCGGGAGAAGAACCCCGATGGCTTCCTGTCGGCGGCGGAGATGCCCCTTTTCAAGCTCTACATGGTCATGTCCGCCTGCTTCCTGGCCGCCGGCATCTTCTGGGTGTCCATCCTCTGCAGGAACAC GTACAGCGTGTTCAAGATCCACTGGCTCATGGCGGGCTTGGCCTTCACCAAGAGCATCTCTCTCCTCTTCCACAGC ATCAACTACTACTTCATCAACAGCCAGGGCCACCCCATCGAAGGCCTTGCCATCATGTACTACATCGCACACCT GCTGAAGGGCGCCCTCCTCTTCATCACCATCGCCCTGATCGGCTCAGGCTGGGCCTTCATCAAGTACGTCCTGTCGGATAAGGAGAAGAAGGTCTTTGGGATCGTGATCCCCATGCAG GTCCTGGCCAACGTGGCCTACATCGTCATCGAGTCCCGCGAGGAGGGCGCCAGCGACTACGTGCTGTGGAAGGAGATTTTGTTCCTGGTGGACCTCATCTGCTGCGGCGCCATCCTGTTCCCTGTAGTCTG GTCCATCCGGCATCTCCAGGACGCGTCTGGCACAGATGGGAAGG TGGCGGTGAACCTGGCCAAGCTGAAGCTGTTCCGGCATTACTATGTCATG GTCATCTGCTACATCTACTTCACCCGCATCATCGCCATCCTGCTGCAGGTGGCTGTGCCCTTTCAGTGGCAGTGGCTGTACCAG CTCTTGGTGGAGGGCTCCACCCTAGCCTTCTTCGTGCTCACGGGCTACAAGTTCCAGCCCACAGGGAACAACCCGTACCTGCAGCTGCCCCAGGAGGACGAGGAGGATGTTCAGATGGAGCAAGT AATGACGGACTCTGGGTTCCGGGAAGGCCTCTCCAAAGTCAACAAAACAGCCAGCGGGCGGGAACTGTTATGA